The genomic stretch gagatttttttaaGTGGAATAAGAAACACACTTCTGTGTAATGGTTAACAGTTCATTGGACATGACCATTTGTATTACTATGTGGCCACCAGCCTGATTTAGTCCTTTAAGTCTAGACTCCAGTCTAGAAGGCAGAATTGATTAATTTTTTGCAACTTAATTTCTAATTCCCCTCTGGTATCATTGGTGTCACAATTTTTTGAGagtgagaaggagagggggagggagaaagggagggagggggaaagagagagaggagggaggtataTGTGTGTACGTTGTGTACCTGTAATTCCTCCAACTGCTTATCTATGTTCACATTGCATTTGCCTTAGAGCCTGTGTGGGCTTTCTAAATACCAAATGATTGCTGCACCTAATATGTCCTTAATAACTCTGCTTCTTGGAAGAATTGTAAATATACACCTGCAAaatgtatgtttgtttctttttccagatGAGCAGAAACCATTCAAGATTACACTGAAATAAAATCATTGATGTGAATCCAGTATTCAGTGGTATTGTCAAGTTCACCGGAGCACTTTTAAGGTTCCCAAGGAGACCGCTCATCTGGTTTTCCTCCTACATCTTGGAACACTCCTCTGTCTATTTTACCAACATTTTGCTCTGGTTGTTGTACTGTGTATGTAAGCGGACTTAATTCAGCACCTATAGCCTTTTGTTGTGCTTTTCTGATGTGTCTGCCTTCTTCATTAGACTATTACCTTTCAGAGCAACAGCTATTTTTCCTTACTGTGCATATCCTGCATCCAAAACACTACTTGAAATATGGTTGGCATCACTGGAGGTCTTTGAGTCAATTAATATTTTGTAATCTCTTTGTGGCAAAACATTTCCCTTCCAATCTGGTGCTAGTAGAGGATCTGCTGTCTAAGCAccatgtgtgtggtttgtgtgttttCGGGGTTTCATAAACACTTCAGGAGAGTTGAAGATGTTCAAGGACAAGGATTAGTACTCATTTCTATGTCATACCATACAATGGCTGGCATACTTTTAATATTGTGCCATCACTTAACGTAACATTTTCTAGAATTAGTCCTTCATGTAACAACTTTAGCGTTTTTGTACTGTTGTTAATTTgcttaaaattttattcaaaaatacCACTTGCTATAAAGGTAGTTATAAAAACACTACAATGAAAACCTATTATTGCgagtttttataaaaataaattttaaaataatatacaaataatacatttaattttttgcaATGCTTTATCTACTTCTTAAATGTCAACATTTCCTTGCAGaaaatgctattttttgtttattttaaagatttgatgTTCTGTAATACTTGATAGTGAGCACGAAGGAGGTTTTCAGAGCTAATTATTCCATTTAGTTGCCTAAGTGTCTTTTGCCTCTTTCACTGTTTCAGTTGGCTGTGGTTCTCATCCCTTTCCTAGTCCGCTCAACCAGCTTCTCAGTACCATATGCTTTCTGCATGTAAAATTGCAGAGAGCTTAGAGTGCTAAATTGGTGTCACTTAGAAAGGCTTCAGGGAAAAAGACTGCTGTAAAAGGGGAACacaaaatgaagaatttaaatGAGGGAGCTTGGGTCAACTCTTTCCAGAAGAATAAGCCTATGACAAGAACAAGGAAATTTCATGGAGTTTTGCCACAGGGTTGTGTGATGTCAACACTCTTATTCAGTTCACTACAAGGGTTCCAAAGAGGTTCTAATATGGTTgttgtgttttactttttcattatAAACCATTCTATTGGGAAAGGCTTGAACTCCAATTTAGTGTTAACACCCTTCCTCATGGTATCAGTGAAATGTATTGTGTCCCCATATCTTACAGACTTTGAAATAAAACCACATCTTATAATTTACTGGAGTTTCTATTTGTGATATGTATTGTGGTTTTACTTTCTAAAGAAACCCTTATCTTTTAGAAAAGTGTACTGAAAATTTACAGATATGCTACTGTTATTTGCTTCAATATCATCAGGGTGGTTAAGTTTATATATAAATGAAACCAGATTGGTTCTGATTTGAAAATTGTTGAAGCTGTGTGATAGATGTTTGAGAATTCATTATTCTCTATACTTTTGTATATATTTGAAGTTTTCCATAATAAAAATTGCAAAGATGTATTCCTTAGACTTTACTAATAGGCCACCTCTCTCTTTTAGAATCTAAGTATGGATGGCTGGTTAGAATAATAATTTACAGGAAGGTAAAACTATTCTTCTCAAAAGCTGACTTTTCGAatacaaaatgattatttattatGCCTGGAGGAAATAGATGGGGGAATGACAGTATGTTAGTGACATATATCTTCATGTAAATCTTAGCAGCAAAATGGGAATTTTGACACAGAGAAATAACTATAGATACATCATATTTTGAAGCACGAGGAAAatcatatttgaaataaaaaaatccaagccAAAAGATCATTCTCTTTGACATATAGACTTGAAGAAGTATGGGCAAGGATGCAGTTCTCATTGTGAAGACTCTTAAGTTATTATGAGACGTTTGTACTTGGGGGTAAGTTGAGGACCATTGATGAAGCTGAAAGGGAAAGACAGATTTTCTTTGCCTATGTTAGTAGCCATTTTTATATGGATGGTTTTATATTGTGATGCCATCTGCTTCAAAATCTCTGTAATAAAACTAAAAGATAGATTTATTTTACTAATGAAGAAAGCTCTTTGAAAAATTAGagcttttaaaaaagtgtgtgtgtgtgtgtgtgtgtgtgtgtgtgtgtgtgtgtgtgtatgcacttgtaTGTGCTGTGATGAAATTTGCAGAGGTTGCTTTTATATCCTTTCACTATGTGGATCCCAGGTATCAAATTAGTGTCATCAAATTTGATAGCAGGCACCTTTATCCAGGGTCTAAGTCTTTTGAATTGCCTATAAACCAATTGTCTTAGTGACTAACATATATCAGTTTAATTAATATCTTAATGCAAGAAACCTTCAGACACAGGAAAAACAACTGCATTGGTAGATGTAAATAGCAAGCAGTATGACTGTGATGATCTTATTTAAATGGTGAACACTGTCAAGACCAGATGCAGAACATGTAAGAGTGGATTTGAAGGAGCCATCAAAGATCAGAGACTTTTGCAAATGATTGTTAGATCAACActtgacatttttaaatattgtttaaatttcatGTGTGAGAGTTGGGTGGTTTGGATCTAGATGGATAATTAAATCATGAGCCCTGCCCTAGTGGATAATTCCTGCAAATATACTCACTTTTGCTACAGCACGCTGTCCTTGTAGTCATAACACTTGGAGAAATGGGAAATTTATAATGGAAAGCCCTTGTATTAATTGATCTTTGGAGCTAAAAATACTTTCTAATTTTGAGATCTTAGTTACTATGCATTAATACCATTTAGAACAGAGAAATTAAGACCTTGAACAACTACTGTTTGAATGTAAGAGGAGTGCTACAGTGTGGCTCTAGAATGACCCTTAAAGGCCTATGTTAAACACTTGTCCTTAGCTCCATGGCATATGGGAAAGTGATAGAATGTCTAGGCAGTGGGGTctaagaaggaaaggaagtttCTGGGATGTGTTATGAGGGGAATCCCAGCCTGTcttcttttccttgctttctgGTTGGTATGAGATGAGAAGCTGCTCCTACTTCAGGCTCCTGTCCTTACCAGGGGCCCCAATAGCAATGGGGAAAGATAATAgactgaaatacacaaaactctgagccaaagtaaacctttcCACTATTAATGTGGATTGTCCTAAACACAGTAAAAGAAAAGTGACTAAATAATGATACTAGTAAGAAGGATATCCTAAAAGTAAGTTAACACAAAGGGACAGATTTGGAAATTATACTCCAGTGATAGAACACTGAACAATGTTTGCTTATCACAAATTAGCATCCTGATTATTTGAGGCCTTTATTTGGATTTGAGATGCTAACATCTCTAAaactgattgtttttcttttttaaggcaaaatgcatatcttttttttcttgttctgatCACCTTTATTCTAGGGAATTCTCAATGTTACTGTGGCTATAAAAGATAGCCTTGATTGGTGGTAACCTGTGCCCTGCAATGGATTGTGCTACTGTAACTGGGTTTTGTTAATGAACCACAGTCAGTAGAGCTGACAGGAGAATAAATCAGCTTCATcatattggcaaaaaaaaaaaaaaaaaaaaaaccaaaaaaaaaactgacttttcttttcttccttaaatgtgttgctaatttatatattttttggcCTTCCAACAGGTCAGGTTTTATTAAAGGCATGAAGGGCTACAGAGAGCCCCTGCTGTCTAGGGTTAAGGCCTGGCAGGTGCCTGGGAGGGTAGGGGGAGTTTCCACAACCTGGGTCTACTTGAAAGTGTGGCTTTCGGCTCCACCTCGCCCAAAGGCTTTGGGCCCAAACATGGCTGAGTAGCAGGGATGGTTGCAGTAGGGCTTGCCTTCATGCTTGGCATGGCCCCCAGAGGTCAGTGTCTTTCCATATTTCTCACACTTTAGGCAGGGCCGATGCCAGTTCTTGCCTAGTGATGTCACCCGCTTGGGGAAATACACCTCCTTGTTGCACTTGGGGCATTTCAGCATGGTGGAACTTGGTCCTGCACAAGCGGCTGCAACTAGAAGGAAGTAAGTAGGTTGGAGGCTCCGGACTGTTGCTAGGTTTCTTTCcaagaagttttttgtttgaagACCTCCAGTTAACATGTATAAAAGGATCTTAGTTCACCCAGCATGCAATATGTGAGCAGGGACATAAGTTAAAGTGCAGATGGAACGacactccttttttaaaaaaaaaaaatatatgtatatgagtgttttgtttgtgtgtatgtgcacttcATGAGGtcaccagatcccctgaaactgagattAAGGTTGTTTCTAAGCTGCCAatttggtgctgggaacccaactcaagttctttgcaagaacagcaagtgcttgtaactgctgagccatctctccaatcccacaattttcttaaaaaataacatgTTCTAATTCATCTTCAAGAAAttgtgaaaatgaaaagtaaatgagtaaaaaaagcaaacataatCCCTCTTTCCAGAGCTTTAAAAACATAGAGATTTAGTCTTGGTTCTTTGTGTAGAATCATTTATACTATATGAGtatatatactacacacacacacacacactaaaatagtCCCAAAAGGTCCATGATGTTTCTATTTTAATCACATTCTACACTGGCACACTGCTCTTCCTTAGAATGTTTTATCAAATTTGTGCTGCTTCTGACATGCAAAACTACAGGAAGCAAAAGATAAAACTTGGGTCTAAAGTCTAGATATACTGTATCTACAAATTCTTGGAGCTAGCCAAAATAGGACAGCTGTGTTATGCTAAGGGTGTATGTGTCCATGTCGTAATATCTTCACACATGTAGCTCTGAAGCCACAGGTCTTGAAGTTCTGATGGCATGACAGCTAGTGTCGATTATCAGCTAGAATCATCTGGACCTCTGGACCAGTCTGTGGGGATTTGTATTGATGAGGTTAACTGCAGAGGGAAGACCTGCTCACTGTGTGTGGAAACATTCCTTGGTTGAAATTATGGACTATGGAAGTGGACAAAGCTGAACAATAGTGTTgccaagctcctgctgccttgacttcctcatcATGAGGGGActataccaggctttttcttttgggccaccaactagTTCAAATCATGACACAAGATTTATTAGTTGTcaatgcttggcctagcttaggcacATTTCTGGTTATCTATTTCAACTTAACCTGTTCctttttatctaccttttgcctcagggcttatctcttttttttttaatttgtatatcttactttcactgtttcTCATGAATGACTGGATGacatctgcctggcttcttgccctggaTGTGtatctcattctctcttcttcttcttcttcctcctcctcctcctctcgttcttctctctctttaggcctagatttctcctatttattctctttgcccaccagccccacatatcctttctcctgcctaactCTTAGACATTTAGctgtttattagaccaatcaggtgccttaggcaggcaaggtgaaacagatgtaacacatcttaacataattaaacacacatccttatgTCATTAAGCACATGTGGCATAAACAAAAGTAGCGCACCTTTACactgttaaagtaatattctgcagcataaacaaatgtaacacatctttccCCACTTTAATAATACTCAGAACtatacccttgaactgtgaactgaaataaaaccttccttGAATTGCTTTTGCCGGGGTATTTGATCACTGTGACagcaaaagaaactaagacaaatgGGTTCTCAGAAGTAAAATAATTGCAACATGTTGGCCTCAAATAGGCCTCACACACATAGCTTTATCTGGTTTACAGGTTGTTCATTTTCTATAGCGACTCCTTCATCTGTGATATCATTTTGTAGCCTCTGACCCTAACATGGTTGCTAATCTGGACAGTTGTTTCTACAGGGTAAACAAGGATACCTCCTATTTTGGATTAAGGGAACGGTGAGCTGTTCACTGCCTTTTGCCTTTTTAACCCATAATGTGCCCTCATCCTTACATAATTTCCTACAGCACATTATATACCACTCTGTGACTTTTAATGAGATTTTACTGAAGATAGCAAGAATAAGTGAAGGAGATATAATAAAACATGGGGTGcttagtgagatggctcagcggagAGGACATTTACTACCAAACATACAACGTTAGTTTGATCGCCCAAATCCACATGATGGAAGTAGGTAacttcaaattgtcctctgacctccacacatacaccacagcACTtgcaaaaacatacacacacacacacacacacacacacacacacacacacacaccgggggGGGTGGAGAATGAATGTAATACCTTTTTAAAGAACATATAATTTACATTcagcatatataaaatatatactagaAGGATAAGTCAGGTCCTTTCTAGATCCAGCCCTGGACTTGTTTTCTCCAACTGAAGCAGCATGAACAggtatgcacagggcctgcatgggccTGCATAGGCCTGTACCTGGTTCTCTGTGTATATATCATTGCTTCCAGTTTAGTGGTTTTATGGGATTCCAGAGTGTGAAAATGAGTGGGTATCAGATTCTTGTGCCTTATCATGGGctcttccttctgttggtttctcctgtccaattttttttttttttggtttttcgagacagggtttctctgtgtagctttggggcctatcctggcactcgctccggagaccaggctggcctcgaactcacagagatccgcctgcctctgcctccccagtgctgggattaaaggcatgagccaccatcacatatacccaaagaatgcacattcatacaaggacatctgttcaactatgttcatagaagcattatttgcaatagccagaaactggaagcagcctagatgcccctcaactgaagaatggatagacaaaatgtggtatatttacacaatggagtactgatAGGGAACAGGATCAAACACAGGACATGCTTATTAAATGGTATATTTACTAAGAAGGAATACTCACACAAGAAACCAATAACCATATTGGCACTCAGAGAAGCCCAGTCTCAGATGCACTTCAAGACCTGGCTTGAACCCCAAGAGAGGGGGAGAGCCTCCTCCTTAGTCCTTTTATACCATCCCTTCTGAGTACCTGTGACCACAACCAAACGGTCGTGGTCAGAGCTACAGGTACATGGGAATTCTCCctacagagtact from Cricetulus griseus strain 17A/GY chromosome X, alternate assembly CriGri-PICRH-1.0, whole genome shotgun sequence encodes the following:
- the LOC100774651 gene encoding cysteine-rich protein 1, whose translation is MLKCPKCNKEVYFPKRVTSLGKNWHRPCLKCEKYGKTLTSGGHAKHEGKPYCNHPCYSAMFGPKAFGRGGAESHTFK